The DNA window CCGGCGGTCGACGTCATCACCACCAAGGTGGCGAGCGTGATCGGGCAACTGAAGCAGACCTGATCTTTTCTGGCGGCCCCGAGCCGGCAGCGACTGGTCAGCGGGCGATCCCGTAACGCCGCAGCGCCGGCAGCCACGCCGCCTCGAACAGCCGGGCAAAGCCCCGGTTGGTCGGATGCATCTCGTTGGCCCAGTCGTCCGTGTAGCCACCGCCGTGCCGCAGGATGCCCCGGCTGTCGATGTGGATCACGTGTGCGTCCGGGTCGTGCAGCGGGGCGAACACGTCGTCGTTCAGGCGGTCGATCAGTGCCCGCGCGATGTCGCGCCGCAGCGCCATGTCGGCGGGCACGCGGCAGGCGTCCATCGCCGGCGCCAGCCATGGGCCGGAGCGGATCAGGCCGAAGCCGAAGCCGCGGCCGTCCGGCACCGGGTAGTCGTAGCCGTGGATGAAGATGGGGCGGGGCAGCACGGTGCCTTGCGTGCCGGTGCGGATGGCCGCCACCAGCAGGCCCATCGCGGCGGCCAGGTCGCCCAGCAGCGCGTCCATCGCCACGTCGTCGACGCAGTCGGCGGCGGTGCGGGCGCCGCTGCAATCGGCATGCAGCGCGAGGCGCACGTCCACGGCATCGTTGCCGGCGCCGCTGATGTAGAACTCACTGAACGTTTCCGCGTAGGGTGGCTGCAGGAAGTGCGCGACCGTGTCGGCGAAGCGGCCGTCGCCCACGTAGTTGCGCAGCCGGGCACCGTTGTAGCCGACCAGCTGCACGTTGCTGTGGTCGGCGGAAAGGTCGGGGTGGCGCACGAGCGTGCCCAGCATGCTGTTGTTCAGGTACCAGAACCAGGAGTCGCCGATGGCGAGGGCGGCCGGGAAGCCGATTTCAGGGTCCCAGTGTTCTTCCGGCTTGTAGATATGCTGCATGGCGATCTCCCCGTGACGGCAGGACGCGCAGAGGTCCCATCCTTGGGGAATCGTACACCGGGCGCCTGATGCGAGCCGTTCAGGCTGCCGGGCCCGTCACCTCGACCTTGCCAAAGAAGCCATATTGCAGGCTGGCCGCAATGCGCTTTGCGACGACCGGCAGTTCGTCCGCCACGGGCGCTTCGAACAGGCGCCGCGCGGTCGCGTCGAACAGGTCCAGCCAGCGCTGGAAGTGCGCGGGCGTCACGCCTTCCAGTGTCATGTGCTTGCCGTAGACATTGCCCTGAAATCCCTTGATACCCAGCATCACGTCGCTCCAGAACGCCACCATGCGGTCGAGGTGGGCATCCCAGTCGTCGCCGATGCGGGGGCCGAACACGGCGGCCAGCAGCGGGTCGCGCCGCACGTCGGCATAGAATTCGTGGACCAGGCGGGTGAGGGATGCGGGATCGGCGGCGGCGTACATGGCGGTCGTGGAATCGGTGGCGAAATCGGTGGAAACCCGCATTGTAGTCCCGCCGCAAGCACGTACAATGGCGGATTGCCCAGCCTGCCGCCATGTCCCTTTCCGCCTCTACCCCCCGCCCCCACATCTTCACGCTCGCGTGGCCCCTGCTCGTCGAACTCGTGCTTGCCGTGGCCATCGGCATCGCCGGCACATGGCTGGCGTCGCATTTGTCCGACACGGCCGGCGCCGCGTTCGCGATCGCGCATAACATTTCCGTGACCCTGTTCCTGCTGTTCCGCATCGTCGGTTCCGGGGTCGGCGTCGTCATCACGCAGGGCCTGGGAGCAGGGCAGCGCGAGCGTGCCGACCGGGTGGCGCTGGCCTCCGTCGGCGCCAGCACGTGGATCGGCGCGGTCACGGCACTGGTGGCGCTGTTCGGCGCCGGCCTGTTGCTGAAGCTGCTGCAGACGCCGGCCGACGTGTTCCCGCTGGCCGTGCCGTTCCTGATGGCGCTGGCGCCGGCGCTGCTGTTCGATGCGTGGAACGCGTCGATGGCGGCGGTGATGCGCGCCCACCTGCGCACGCGCGACACCCTGCTGGTGCTGGTGGCGATGCACGCCTCGCACCTGCTGCTGGCGGTGCCGCTGATGCACGGCTGGGGGCCGGTGCCGGCCCTCGGCCTGCCCGGCTTCGCGCTGGCGCTCACCCTCAGCCGCGCGCTCGGCCTCGTGCTGCACCTGGTGCTGTGGCGCCGCCACCTGGGCATCGTCACGCACGGGCCGGACTGGTGGCGGCTGCCGCGCGCGGAACTGGCCGAGGTGCTGCACATCGGTATTCCCGCTGCGGCCGAGAACATCGCCTGGCGGCTGTCGTTCATGGTCGCGATGGCGGCAGCCGGCACGCTGGGCGCCGCGGCGCTGGCCACGCACGCCTACGTGCAGCAGATCGGCAGCATGGTGATCGTGTTCAGCCTGGCCACGGCGTTCGCCGTGGAAATCATGGTCGGCCACATGGTGGGCGCCGGTGAACTCGGCGAGGCGCACCGGCTCGTGCGCAGCGCGCTGGGGCGGGGGCTCGTGATCAGCGGCGTGGTGTCGGCCGCCGTCGCGCTGGCCGGCCCCTGGCTGCTGGGCGCGTTCACGAACGACCCGGCCATCATCGCCGAAGGCAGCAAGCTGCTGTGGATCGGCGTGCTGGTGGAACTGGGCCGCACGTTCAACCTGGTGGTCATCAACGCGCTGCGCGCCACCGGCGACGTGCGCTTTCCGGTGGTCGCCGGCGCCGCGTCGATGGCGCTGGTGCTGGCCGGCGGCAGCTGGGCGCTGGGCATCCACTTCGGCTTCGGCCTGGCCGGCCTGTACATCGCCTTCGCCGCGGACGAGTGGATCCGCGGCCTGATCATGTGGCGGCGCTGGGCCGTGCAGGCCTGGGTGCCGCACGCCCGGGCGGCCCGTCGCAAACTGCGGCCGATCGAAGCGGCCCGGGGCGGCCGGGTCAGAAGTTGACCCGCAGCTTGGCCGCGTAGCGCGGCCCCGACGAGAACCACGCCCGGCCCTTCATGCCGATGTGCTGCTGCATCACCTGCCGGAAGATCGAATCGGTCAGGTTCGTGCCTTCCACCCCGAAGGTCACGTGCTCGTTGATTTTATAGAACAGCGAGGCGTCGACCTGGCCATACTGGTCGGTCCACACGGGCAGGCTCCAGTTCAGATTGCGCTGGCCATAGGTGGGGCTGGCCGGGTTGGTGTCGAGCGCTTCGCCGCCGCGCGTGCCGCTGGTCGTCAGCAGGCTTTTCGAGCGCCACGACCATGCCACCCGTGCCGACCACGGCCCCTTGTCGTACATGAACGCCAGGTTGGCGGCGCGTTTCGACAGGCCTTCCAGCGGCAGGTTGCCGAACGTGCGGCCATCCGTGTCGCAGCCGTTCAGGGCCATGTTCAGGTTCGCCTGCGTGCCGCCGCCCGAGCAGTATTGCTGGAACACGGGGTTGTACAGGTCCTTCTCGCTGTCGACATACGTGAAGTTGGCCTGCACGCCGAAGCCGGACAGCCAGCCGGGCAACATATCAAAATATTGTTGATACGCCAGCTCGACGCCGCGCGCCCGGCCCTTGGCGCCATTGACCGGCGAGTCCACGATGAATTCCTGCGGCTGGCCCGCGCTGTCAGCCACCGTGAACGTCGACAGCTGCTTGATGATGATGTCTTTCAGATCCTTGTTGAACAGGGCCACCGTGAACGAGCCCACCTGCGACCAGTAGTACTCGGCCGTCAGGTCCAGCTGCTTCGACGAGACGGGCTTCAGGTAGGGATTGCCGGATGCCGTGCCGGTCAGGTTGTTGCTCGACACGATGAGCCGCTGGTTGGCCGCGTCGGGCGTGGCCGTGATGGACTGCGACAGGCTCGTGTAGCCCTGCAACTGTGAAAAGTCCGGCCGCGATATGCCTTTCGAGAATGCCAGGCGCAGTTGCAGCTGGTCGCTGACCTTCATGCGCAGGTTCAGGCTGGGCAGCACGTTGCCGTAGCTGCGCTCGTAGTTGCGCGCTTCGGCATACGCGGGAATGCGCGGCACGGCCGGGCCCACGACCGTGTAGCCTTCCGGCACCAGGTTGGCCGGCGGCGTGAACGTCACGTAGCCGGCCGCGTTCATGTTGGTGCGCACGTAGCGCACGCCGATATTGCCGTCGACCGGGTAGCGCAGGTCGTCCCACCCGAAGCGCAGCTGCGTGTAGAGGGCCTTGGTCTTTTCTTCCTGGCGGTTGACGCCGGCCGGGTCGGTGCCCCAGGCGGCCGGCTTCCACGGCGTGCAGGTGGAACCGAATTCCTTGCACAGCAGGTCGTGGTAGCTGTGCAGTTTCGCGTAGCTGCCGGGGTAGCCGGTGGTCAGCGCCACGTCCGGGAACAGCATCGACGGCGGCGCGGGCGCATCGCCGTTGAAATAGTTCGGGAAGGTGCGCACCGAGGCGCCGCCGGCGAAGCGCGGGTCGCCCAGCGAAGCCAGCTGGCCGATCTGCGAGCCGAGCATCCACGGTTCGGACACGGCCGCCCAGTTGTAGCTGGGGTTCGAATTCGTGTTGAGCGAATCGCGGTCGCTCAGGCGCACGCCGAAGCGCACGTCGCGCAAGACGGGATGGTCGAACGCGTACTTCGCATCCGTGCGCCAGGCCGTCTGGTTGGCCACGCTGGCATCGCGGTGCTCCATCGTGAAGTCCCAGAAATAATTGTTCGGGTCCAGCAGGAAGGCGCGGTCGGCATCGTCGAACGTGATGCGCGGCACCTTGCCGGTGAGGTCGAGCCGCTCCTTCGGCACGAGGATGCCGGTGGCGATGAGCGAATCGAAGGCGGCCGTGCGGGCGCGGATGCGCTGCAGGTCCGTCGACACCGTCCATGCCGGGCTGGGGCGCCATTCGACATTCCATGCCAGGTCGGTGGTGGACGACTCGCGGTCGGCCGAGCGCGTGTCGTTGCCGAAGTTGATGCCGGTGGAGTGGGGCGTTTCCAGCGTGCCGGTCAGCATCACGCCATTGGCGTCGTACACGGTATCGGCGCTGGGGAAGACCCGGTACGGTTCGGCCGATGCGAACACGGCGTTCTCGTCCCAGTGGATCTTGTACTTCGACTTGAAGTAGGTGAGCGAACTTTTCAGCGTGTTGTCCAGCTTCCATTGCAGCGCGCCGTACAGGCCATCGCGTTCGCGGTCGTAGGTCATCGTGCGCCACTGGGCCGCCTTCGGCACCCACACCCGGCCGCCGGGGCGCACGTCGTCGCGCGGGAAATAGGCGTCGACCTGGAACGCATCCGTGCGCACCTTGCTGTTGGACGAGGCCACGTCGATCAGCGCGCCGACCTCGCCGAAGCCCGTCTTCCACCGTTGGGATACGAGGATCGAGCCGCTGGGGCGGTCGCGCTCCTTGCGCAGCTCGGAATACGTGGTATCGAGCGAGGCGCCGAACTTGAAGCCCTTGAAGTCGAACGGCATCGCCGTGCGCAGATTGACGAGCCCGCCCACCGCGCCTTCGATCTGCTCGGCCGACGGGCTTTTGTAGACATCGACGCCGGCCATCAGTTCGGGCGGCACATCCTCGAAGTTCAGAGCCCGCCCGCCGTTGGCGGAAAACGAGTCGCGCCCGTTCAGCTCGGAGCGCACGTAGTTCAGGCCGCGGATCGACACGCCCGATCCTTCCACGGAAAAGTGTTCGTCGTCGCCCTTGGCCAGCATGCGGTCGATGGTCACGCCCACCACCCGTTGCAGCACCTCCGTGACCGACTTGTCCGGCAGCTTGCCGATATCCTCGGCCACGATCGAATCGACGATCTCGTCGGCATCCTGCTTGATCTTTTGTGCCGAATTCAGTGCGGCGCGCTGGCCAGTCACCGTCACCACGGCCGGGATGGCGGCATCCTGGCCCGGCGCCATTTCCTGTGCCCAGGCGGCGCCGGACAGCATGGCGATGTGCGCCACGCCCATGGCGATCGCGGTCATCCTCAGCCGGCGCCCGGCCTGCCGTGTCGGTGGCAGACCCGGTTGCCGCCCCGATTTCTGCCCGGTTTCCAGCCCTGTGTGCTTCCCTGCTTGCTTCCCTTCGTGCATGGCGCGTCTCCGTGTGATTGTTGTTTTGTCGCGCGGCGCCTGGTGATTTGTACTCGATATATAAAGTTCCGCCGCAAGGTCATCATCATTTTGTTTGCAAACGTTTTCAATTAAGAGAACAACCAAGCAACATTATGAAATTCACGCGCGTGGTGCCGGGCGTGCCGCGGCCTGGCACGCGCACGCATGCCGCCCCCGGGCTGCTTGCGCCTACAATGTCACTATCACCACTTACGCATAGACGATGAACGCACCCTTGCACCTGTTCGCGCTGGCTGGCAGCGCACCGTTCGGCCAGCGCGTGGCTCGGCATCTGGGCATGCCGCTGACCGCCCACGAGGAGAAGGATTTCGAGGACGGCGAGTATGTCGTGCGCGCCCCGGCCGCGGTGCGCGGCGGGCATGCTTGCGTGATCCATTCGCTGGCCGGCGCGCCAGGGCAGGGCAGCGGCGAGCGGCTGTGCCGGCTGCTGTTCTTCATCGGCACCCTCCGCGACGCCGGCGCCGCCCGCATCACGGCCGTGCTGCCCTATGTGGCGTTCGCGCGGCAGGATACCCGGCAGCAGGCCGGCGATCCGCTCACGCTGCGCTACGTGGCCACGCTGCTCGAGGCGGCCGGGGTCGACACGGTGCTGGCGCTGGACGTGCACAACCTGTCGGCCTTCCAGAACGCGTTCCGCTGCCGCACCGAGCACCTGGACGGCAGCGCGCTGTTCGCGGCACACTTCGCCACGGTGGCGGGAACGGCCGAGGTGTGCGTGGTGGCGCCGGATGGCGGCGGCATCCGCCGCGCCGAAGGCTTGCGCAAGGCCCTCTCGCGTGAACTGGACCGCCCGGTGGGCCTGGCCTTCGTGGAAAAACACCGCAACGGCAACGAACTGACGGGCGACCACATGGCCGGCGACGTGGCCGGCACGCTGGCCATCGTGTTCGACGACATCATTGGCACCGGCAGCACGATGGCGCGCGCCGTGAAGGCCTGCCGCGACCGTGGTGCGGCGCGCGTGATGGCGGCGGCCACGCATGCCGTGTTCGCCGGCGACGCGGCCGGCATGCTGGCCCGCGCCGGCCTGGACGCGGGCGCCGTGGCCGACACGGTGGCCGATGGCGGCCGCGCCGGCGGCCTGTTCACCGTGCTGGACAGCGGCGTGCTGTTCGCCCGCGCGATCCGCGCATTGCACGACGACGTGCCGCTGGCCCGGCTGCTGGAATAGGCTCCGCGTGTACGGCCGAGCCCGTGTCCACCATGGGGTCAACCCCAAAATCGGACACGAGCCCTGCCGTATTTCAGTCGAGCTTGTGTCCGAAAACAGGGTTGACCCCAAGGTGGACACGGGCTGGGCGCTTGGCACGACTGCCGCCGACAGGAGGAGACGGGGCATGATAGGATCACAGCAAGAACAACAACCTGAACAACAACAGGAGTTCATCGTGTCCACCCGCCCCTTCGTAACCCCCGAACGATTCGACGATCCCGCCGCCGCGCTGGCGCGCGTGCAGGAAATCTACGATGGCAGCATCCGCCACCTGCGCGAGAACCTGCAGCGCTTCGTGGAAGGCGAAACGCCGAGCCACGTGCGCGCCTGCTACCCGTTCGTGCGCGTGCAGACGGAAACGTTCGCGCGCGCCGACACGCGGCTGTCCTTCGGCTTCGTCGAAGGCCCCGGCACCTATGAAACGACGCTGACGCGCCCCGACCTGTTC is part of the Pseudoduganella lutea genome and encodes:
- a CDS encoding group III truncated hemoglobin, with the protein product MRVSTDFATDSTTAMYAAADPASLTRLVHEFYADVRRDPLLAAVFGPRIGDDWDAHLDRMVAFWSDVMLGIKGFQGNVYGKHMTLEGVTPAHFQRWLDLFDATARRLFEAPVADELPVVAKRIAASLQYGFFGKVEVTGPAA
- a CDS encoding MATE family efflux transporter, which produces MSLSASTPRPHIFTLAWPLLVELVLAVAIGIAGTWLASHLSDTAGAAFAIAHNISVTLFLLFRIVGSGVGVVITQGLGAGQRERADRVALASVGASTWIGAVTALVALFGAGLLLKLLQTPADVFPLAVPFLMALAPALLFDAWNASMAAVMRAHLRTRDTLLVLVAMHASHLLLAVPLMHGWGPVPALGLPGFALALTLSRALGLVLHLVLWRRHLGIVTHGPDWWRLPRAELAEVLHIGIPAAAENIAWRLSFMVAMAAAGTLGAAALATHAYVQQIGSMVIVFSLATAFAVEIMVGHMVGAGELGEAHRLVRSALGRGLVISGVVSAAVALAGPWLLGAFTNDPAIIAEGSKLLWIGVLVELGRTFNLVVINALRATGDVRFPVVAGAASMALVLAGGSWALGIHFGFGLAGLYIAFAADEWIRGLIMWRRWAVQAWVPHARAARRKLRPIEAARGGRVRS
- a CDS encoding TonB-dependent receptor; this translates as MHEGKQAGKHTGLETGQKSGRQPGLPPTRQAGRRLRMTAIAMGVAHIAMLSGAAWAQEMAPGQDAAIPAVVTVTGQRAALNSAQKIKQDADEIVDSIVAEDIGKLPDKSVTEVLQRVVGVTIDRMLAKGDDEHFSVEGSGVSIRGLNYVRSELNGRDSFSANGGRALNFEDVPPELMAGVDVYKSPSAEQIEGAVGGLVNLRTAMPFDFKGFKFGASLDTTYSELRKERDRPSGSILVSQRWKTGFGEVGALIDVASSNSKVRTDAFQVDAYFPRDDVRPGGRVWVPKAAQWRTMTYDRERDGLYGALQWKLDNTLKSSLTYFKSKYKIHWDENAVFASAEPYRVFPSADTVYDANGVMLTGTLETPHSTGINFGNDTRSADRESSTTDLAWNVEWRPSPAWTVSTDLQRIRARTAAFDSLIATGILVPKERLDLTGKVPRITFDDADRAFLLDPNNYFWDFTMEHRDASVANQTAWRTDAKYAFDHPVLRDVRFGVRLSDRDSLNTNSNPSYNWAAVSEPWMLGSQIGQLASLGDPRFAGGASVRTFPNYFNGDAPAPPSMLFPDVALTTGYPGSYAKLHSYHDLLCKEFGSTCTPWKPAAWGTDPAGVNRQEEKTKALYTQLRFGWDDLRYPVDGNIGVRYVRTNMNAAGYVTFTPPANLVPEGYTVVGPAVPRIPAYAEARNYERSYGNVLPSLNLRMKVSDQLQLRLAFSKGISRPDFSQLQGYTSLSQSITATPDAANQRLIVSSNNLTGTASGNPYLKPVSSKQLDLTAEYYWSQVGSFTVALFNKDLKDIIIKQLSTFTVADSAGQPQEFIVDSPVNGAKGRARGVELAYQQYFDMLPGWLSGFGVQANFTYVDSEKDLYNPVFQQYCSGGGTQANLNMALNGCDTDGRTFGNLPLEGLSKRAANLAFMYDKGPWSARVAWSWRSKSLLTTSGTRGGEALDTNPASPTYGQRNLNWSLPVWTDQYGQVDASLFYKINEHVTFGVEGTNLTDSIFRQVMQQHIGMKGRAWFSSGPRYAAKLRVNF
- a CDS encoding ribose-phosphate diphosphokinase — encoded protein: MNAPLHLFALAGSAPFGQRVARHLGMPLTAHEEKDFEDGEYVVRAPAAVRGGHACVIHSLAGAPGQGSGERLCRLLFFIGTLRDAGAARITAVLPYVAFARQDTRQQAGDPLTLRYVATLLEAAGVDTVLALDVHNLSAFQNAFRCRTEHLDGSALFAAHFATVAGTAEVCVVAPDGGGIRRAEGLRKALSRELDRPVGLAFVEKHRNGNELTGDHMAGDVAGTLAIVFDDIIGTGSTMARAVKACRDRGAARVMAAATHAVFAGDAAGMLARAGLDAGAVADTVADGGRAGGLFTVLDSGVLFARAIRALHDDVPLARLLE